The following are encoded together in the Pedobacter steynii genome:
- a CDS encoding outer membrane beta-barrel family protein — MKHKILALLLFSMSSLSLFAQTQYEIKGLVTDTAASYKMVNSTITVLKAKDSTLVKFTRATADGSFSLGNLTSGKFILLLSYPGYADYVEDFQLDSAKKTQDFGQMNMTLKATILKGVIIKGNIAAIKIKGDTTEFNAAAYKIQPNSKVEDLLKQLPGITVDKNGKITAQGQAVNKVLVDGEEFFGDDPTLVTKNLRGDMVDKVQLYDKKSDQATFTGIDDGEKAKTINIKLKEDKKNGYFGKADAGVGTDKFYQGQAMINAFKGKKKLSAYGTIGNTGKTGLGWQDSNKYGSSNMEVSDDGGMMFYSGGDDGDLDSFNGMYNGQGIPLTKSGGAHFDNKWNKDKESINTNYKIGAINVDGTRNTLTQNNLPTGAINSISDQTFSNHMFRQKLDGTYSINIDSNSTLKVSVDGTLKDSRSDDASYSSSVRADDTQLNNSSRTLSNNGDQRLLNASALYTQKLKKKGRTFSVRLNQAFNENKSTGFLNSENQFFDEQGNFTNKQVVDQYKTNNSTNSTFSSNLTYTEPLSKAISVIVNYGLNINKGVSDRKSFNKSADGTYSNLDQEFSNNFELNQLSNQGGAIFNVKKDKSVFSFGTKISDVKFEQLNKYTNNTYKRNFTNWNPQASYRYNVSQMTSFRFYYNGNTRQPSIDQVQPLKVNTDPLNIILGNPDLKPSFSNNINIGYNSYKVMSNQSIYIGANYGFSSNPITSSVVTDETGKSTSQSINLEGKTPSNFGINAYFNRKIKLLDLNIGLNGNVSGNTSYNMVNTAINTTKSNSYRGQLSLSKHQEKKYSFYVSAGPNYNTSEASLQRQLNNNGWGAAGEASFSLYLPGGIEIGSDGEYEYRAKTQTFNQEFERFIWNASISKKFFKSENLKLTASANDLLNQNIGFERRANNNMITQNNYTTIKRYFMLSLIWDFNKMGGSAPKP, encoded by the coding sequence ATGAAACATAAAATTTTAGCTTTACTCCTGTTTAGTATGAGCTCATTGTCCTTATTTGCACAAACTCAATATGAAATCAAGGGCTTGGTGACCGATACAGCGGCCAGCTACAAAATGGTCAATTCCACTATTACAGTCTTAAAAGCAAAAGACTCTACTTTAGTGAAATTTACCCGAGCTACAGCCGATGGCTCTTTTAGCCTGGGCAATCTTACTTCCGGTAAATTCATCTTACTGCTCAGTTATCCAGGTTATGCAGATTATGTAGAAGACTTTCAACTAGATTCAGCAAAAAAAACACAGGATTTTGGACAAATGAATATGACCTTAAAAGCTACTATTCTAAAAGGGGTAATTATCAAAGGAAATATCGCCGCCATAAAAATAAAAGGAGATACTACAGAATTCAATGCCGCAGCCTATAAAATTCAACCCAATTCAAAAGTAGAAGATCTGCTAAAACAGCTTCCAGGCATCACCGTCGATAAAAACGGAAAGATAACAGCCCAGGGACAGGCTGTGAATAAAGTACTTGTTGATGGAGAAGAATTCTTTGGTGATGACCCTACCCTGGTTACCAAAAATCTTCGTGGAGACATGGTGGATAAGGTGCAGTTGTATGACAAGAAAAGCGACCAGGCTACGTTTACCGGTATCGATGATGGAGAAAAGGCAAAAACAATTAACATTAAACTTAAAGAAGACAAAAAGAATGGATATTTCGGAAAGGCAGATGCCGGAGTCGGGACAGACAAATTCTATCAGGGTCAGGCCATGATCAATGCCTTCAAAGGCAAAAAGAAACTCTCTGCCTACGGAACCATTGGAAATACAGGCAAAACAGGATTGGGTTGGCAAGACAGCAATAAATACGGCTCCTCTAATATGGAAGTGAGTGATGATGGAGGTATGATGTTTTACTCAGGAGGTGACGATGGAGATCTGGATTCCTTTAATGGCATGTACAATGGCCAAGGTATTCCACTAACAAAAAGCGGGGGTGCTCATTTCGACAATAAATGGAATAAAGACAAAGAAAGTATCAATACCAATTATAAAATCGGCGCTATTAACGTCGACGGAACAAGAAATACTTTAACCCAGAACAATCTCCCGACTGGAGCAATCAACAGCATCTCCGATCAGACATTCAGCAATCATATGTTCAGACAGAAACTGGACGGAACTTACTCCATTAATATTGACTCCAACTCCACTTTAAAAGTTTCGGTCGATGGAACCTTGAAGGACAGTCGTTCAGATGATGCCTCTTATTCTTCTAGTGTTAGAGCTGACGACACCCAACTTAACAACAGTAGCCGGACGCTTAGCAATAACGGGGATCAACGACTTTTAAATGCCAGCGCACTCTACACTCAAAAATTGAAGAAAAAAGGCCGGACTTTTTCAGTAAGACTTAATCAGGCATTTAATGAGAATAAAAGTACAGGCTTTCTGAATTCTGAAAATCAGTTCTTTGATGAACAGGGAAATTTCACAAACAAACAGGTAGTTGATCAATATAAGACAAACAACAGTACAAATTCCACTTTTAGCAGTAACCTGACCTATACCGAACCGCTTTCTAAAGCTATTTCTGTTATTGTTAACTATGGCTTAAACATAAATAAAGGTGTGTCGGACAGGAAATCGTTTAATAAATCTGCCGATGGGACCTATAGTAATCTGGATCAGGAATTCAGCAATAACTTCGAGCTCAATCAACTTTCCAATCAGGGCGGAGCAATATTTAATGTTAAGAAAGACAAATCTGTTTTCAGTTTTGGGACTAAAATCAGCGATGTAAAGTTCGAACAGTTAAACAAGTATACCAACAATACTTACAAAAGAAATTTCACTAATTGGAATCCTCAGGCGAGTTACAGGTACAATGTCTCACAGATGACATCTTTTCGTTTTTACTACAATGGGAATACACGCCAGCCGAGCATAGACCAGGTTCAACCACTGAAAGTCAATACTGATCCATTAAACATAATTCTTGGAAATCCAGACTTGAAACCTTCCTTTAGCAATAACATCAACATCGGATATAATTCCTATAAGGTTATGAGTAATCAATCGATCTATATTGGTGCAAACTATGGGTTCAGTTCGAATCCCATTACCAGTAGTGTGGTCACAGATGAAACCGGAAAGAGCACCTCTCAATCTATTAATCTAGAAGGGAAGACGCCAAGCAATTTCGGAATCAATGCTTATTTTAACAGAAAAATAAAGTTATTGGATCTGAATATTGGTTTAAATGGAAATGTAAGCGGGAATACCAGCTATAACATGGTAAACACGGCTATAAACACGACAAAATCCAATTCTTACCGCGGACAACTTAGTCTTTCGAAACACCAGGAGAAAAAATACTCATTTTATGTATCAGCGGGCCCAAACTACAATACCAGCGAAGCCTCTTTACAGCGGCAACTGAATAATAACGGATGGGGAGCTGCAGGAGAGGCTAGTTTCAGTCTATATCTCCCAGGAGGGATAGAAATTGGCTCAGATGGCGAATATGAGTATCGGGCAAAAACCCAGACCTTTAACCAGGAGTTTGAACGTTTCATCTGGAATGCATCAATCAGTAAAAAGTTCTTTAAATCAGAAAACCTTAAGCTGACCGCTTCTGCAAATGACTTACTCAACCAGAATATTGGCTTTGAGAGGAGAGCTAACAACAACATGATCACTCAAAATAACTATACCACTATTAAAAGATATTTCATGTTATCCCTGATCTGGGATTTCAATAAAATGGGTGGATCCGCCCCTAAACCATAA
- a CDS encoding sulfatase family protein gives MKKNLLSLFFIAMACAATAQSVKKTRIKSPNVIYIYADDLGYGDLSCYGATKIQTPNLDRLAANGIRFTDGHCTSATCTPSRYALMTGEYPWRKKGTGILPGDAALIIPTDRTTLPNLFQKAGYQTGIVGKWHLGLGETVTKDWNGEIKPGPNEVGFNYSFIFPATADRVPTVFLENHKVVALEANDPIAVDYTKKVGDDPTGKDHPELLKMQSSPGQGHNQTIVNGIGRIGYMSGGKMARWVDEEVSTTFLANAQSFIEKNQKQPFFLYFALTEPHVPRMPATRFKGKSGLGLRGDAILQLDWTVGEIMKQLRLLGIEKNTMVIFTSDNGPVLDDGYQDEAVTKQNGHLPAGVLRGGKYSALEGGTRVPFIVSWPGQIKPQISPALLSQMDLIASFSSLIGQPIPKGDAPDSENLIAALLGKTVKGRSSFVEQGGPLSVIKEGWKYISPSEGAPYMKDVGIESGNLPTAQLYNLKEDLSEKNNLADRYPERVKELAELLEEIRQKK, from the coding sequence ATGAAGAAGAACCTGTTATCTCTTTTTTTTATAGCTATGGCATGTGCTGCAACGGCTCAATCTGTTAAGAAGACAAGAATTAAATCACCAAATGTCATTTACATTTATGCGGATGATCTGGGTTATGGTGACCTGAGTTGTTATGGAGCCACGAAAATTCAAACGCCAAACTTGGACCGTCTGGCAGCAAACGGGATCCGCTTTACAGATGGCCATTGTACCTCTGCAACGTGTACGCCATCCAGATACGCATTGATGACAGGAGAATATCCATGGCGTAAAAAAGGAACCGGGATTTTGCCTGGTGATGCCGCACTCATCATTCCTACTGATAGGACTACACTTCCAAACCTATTTCAAAAGGCCGGATACCAAACGGGAATTGTAGGAAAGTGGCATCTTGGTCTGGGAGAAACGGTAACCAAAGACTGGAACGGAGAAATAAAACCTGGGCCAAATGAAGTTGGCTTCAACTATTCCTTTATTTTTCCTGCAACAGCTGACCGGGTGCCTACAGTATTTCTGGAGAACCATAAAGTGGTTGCGCTGGAAGCTAATGATCCTATTGCGGTAGATTATACAAAAAAAGTAGGGGATGACCCAACAGGAAAGGATCATCCTGAATTGTTAAAAATGCAGTCTTCCCCAGGGCAGGGACACAATCAGACAATTGTTAATGGCATTGGTAGGATCGGTTATATGAGCGGTGGAAAAATGGCGCGATGGGTAGATGAAGAAGTGTCCACCACATTTCTGGCTAATGCGCAAAGTTTTATTGAGAAAAATCAAAAGCAACCCTTCTTCCTGTATTTTGCTTTGACAGAGCCACATGTACCCCGAATGCCGGCTACAAGATTTAAAGGAAAAAGTGGCTTGGGACTTCGTGGAGATGCAATCTTGCAGCTGGACTGGACAGTAGGAGAGATTATGAAGCAACTCAGGTTACTCGGAATTGAGAAGAATACAATGGTCATCTTTACGAGTGATAACGGTCCGGTACTGGACGATGGTTATCAGGATGAGGCGGTGACTAAACAGAATGGGCATTTGCCGGCAGGGGTTTTACGCGGAGGTAAATACAGCGCGCTGGAGGGTGGCACCCGGGTACCTTTTATTGTCAGCTGGCCCGGACAAATCAAGCCTCAGATTTCACCTGCATTGTTGAGCCAGATGGATTTGATTGCCTCATTTTCCAGCCTCATCGGTCAGCCTATACCGAAAGGAGATGCACCAGATAGCGAAAACCTGATTGCTGCTTTGCTGGGTAAAACAGTAAAGGGGAGATCTTCTTTTGTAGAGCAGGGTGGGCCACTTTCTGTGATCAAAGAAGGCTGGAAATACATTAGCCCTAGTGAAGGAGCGCCTTATATGAAAGATGTAGGTATTGAATCCGGGAATTTACCAACAGCACAATTGTACAATCTTAAAGAGGACCTTAGCGAAAAAAATAACCTGGCAGATAGATATCCGGAAAGAGTAAAAGAGCTGGCTGAATTGTTGGAAGAAATCCGGCAGAAAAAATAA
- a CDS encoding helix-turn-helix domain-containing protein, with amino-acid sequence MSEQNPAELAAKFVNYTSKHIFLTGKAGTGKTTFLRNLIELTHKKAVIAAPTGIAAINAAGVTIHSLFQLPFGTYLPKAPAAEGDHYNQQYNTPKSIVRHLNMTASKRKVLTDMELLIIDEVSMLRADLLDAIDMVLRYIRRNNAASFGGVQVLFIGDLHQLPPVVKSTEWSLLGQFYNSAYFFDALALQNNPPIYIELEKIYRQADEVFINLLNNLRNNQVTAQDVALLDKYYKADFKPSIDDKYITLTTHNNKADALNKQSLEELKAPSFLYVAKIEDDFSEYAYPAEHILELKVGAQVMFIKNDPTGEQRFFNGKIAVVTSLRTDTIEVETEGTREKIVLEKYTWKNIKYTTDKVTGEIEEELVGTFTQYPLKLAWAITVHKSQGLTFDRAIIDIGSAFAPGQIYVALSRLRSLDGLILTSQISGSGIRQDQNVSFFSKTKESQENLVTQIRTESDVFLRSYLLQCFDLAPLDNYVYEHVHSYTKDINKSAKQKHVKWAGQLLKDLTEVKANASKFLAQIQRMYEVKTEKGMAALLERTIAAENYFNPLLVGFSKRIFERMELVKLDKQVTAYLTELLEMEALFYDQFKKIRKATALLNATINGAEFTKKDVNALLSQAERAAVMEKVFAVPGKLDFTAKKTKSTKTKTAVKKEKAPKVDTKEVSLELHKEGKTIAEIARDRKMVVGTIEGHLAHYVAKQEIAAKDIIGSKKLDKILKTIRELKTMQMNPIREHLGRDYSFGEIKIGLAAYLAEGE; translated from the coding sequence ATGTCTGAACAGAATCCTGCCGAACTTGCCGCCAAATTTGTAAATTATACTTCCAAACATATCTTTCTGACGGGGAAGGCCGGTACGGGGAAAACTACTTTTTTGCGAAATCTGATTGAACTGACGCATAAAAAGGCGGTTATTGCAGCGCCTACAGGTATTGCTGCAATCAATGCTGCGGGAGTAACCATTCACTCTTTATTTCAACTTCCCTTTGGCACTTATCTGCCTAAAGCCCCGGCTGCAGAAGGAGACCATTATAATCAGCAATACAATACGCCAAAATCTATTGTACGTCATTTAAATATGACGGCCTCCAAAAGGAAGGTGTTGACAGATATGGAATTGCTGATTATTGATGAAGTGAGCATGCTGCGGGCAGATCTGTTGGATGCCATCGATATGGTGTTGCGCTATATCAGAAGAAATAATGCTGCCAGCTTCGGCGGAGTACAGGTACTCTTTATTGGCGATTTGCATCAGTTGCCTCCGGTAGTAAAGTCTACGGAATGGAGCCTGTTGGGACAGTTTTATAACAGTGCTTATTTCTTTGATGCTTTGGCCCTTCAGAACAATCCTCCGATTTATATCGAATTGGAAAAGATCTACAGGCAGGCAGATGAGGTATTTATTAACCTGTTGAATAACCTGCGAAACAATCAGGTAACCGCGCAGGATGTAGCCCTGTTGGATAAATATTATAAAGCTGATTTTAAGCCTTCCATTGACGATAAATATATTACCCTTACCACACATAATAATAAGGCCGACGCCTTAAATAAGCAAAGCCTGGAAGAGCTGAAAGCTCCGTCTTTTTTGTATGTAGCTAAGATTGAAGATGATTTCAGTGAGTATGCTTATCCTGCAGAACACATTCTGGAGTTAAAGGTTGGCGCCCAGGTCATGTTTATCAAAAATGATCCGACAGGTGAACAGCGTTTCTTTAACGGAAAAATTGCAGTGGTAACTTCGCTGAGAACAGATACGATTGAGGTGGAGACCGAAGGAACAAGAGAAAAGATTGTCCTGGAAAAATATACCTGGAAGAACATTAAGTATACTACGGATAAGGTGACAGGTGAAATTGAAGAGGAGTTGGTCGGAACCTTTACCCAATACCCTTTAAAGCTGGCCTGGGCGATTACAGTTCATAAAAGCCAGGGCCTGACCTTTGACCGGGCAATTATTGATATTGGAAGCGCTTTTGCACCGGGACAGATCTATGTGGCCCTTTCCCGTTTACGTTCTCTGGATGGACTGATTTTAACTTCCCAGATCTCCGGATCGGGCATCCGCCAGGATCAGAATGTTTCTTTCTTCTCTAAAACGAAAGAAAGTCAGGAGAATCTGGTTACACAGATCAGAACAGAAAGTGATGTTTTTCTAAGGTCTTACCTATTACAGTGTTTTGACCTCGCACCCCTGGATAACTATGTGTATGAGCATGTGCATTCCTACACCAAAGACATTAATAAATCGGCAAAACAGAAGCATGTAAAATGGGCGGGACAACTCCTGAAAGACCTGACTGAGGTAAAAGCAAACGCAAGTAAGTTTTTAGCTCAGATACAGCGGATGTACGAAGTAAAAACAGAAAAAGGAATGGCGGCATTATTGGAAAGAACCATTGCTGCGGAGAACTATTTTAACCCCTTGCTGGTTGGCTTTTCCAAACGCATCTTTGAGCGTATGGAGCTGGTGAAACTGGACAAACAGGTGACCGCCTATCTTACCGAACTGTTAGAGATGGAAGCGCTCTTTTATGATCAGTTTAAAAAAATACGTAAGGCGACAGCTTTGCTGAACGCAACTATTAATGGAGCTGAGTTTACTAAAAAGGATGTGAATGCTTTGTTAAGCCAGGCGGAACGGGCAGCAGTGATGGAAAAGGTTTTTGCAGTTCCGGGTAAGCTGGACTTTACAGCCAAAAAAACAAAATCTACAAAGACCAAAACTGCAGTTAAGAAAGAAAAAGCTCCTAAGGTAGATACAAAGGAGGTTTCGTTGGAACTACATAAAGAAGGAAAAACGATTGCTGAAATTGCCAGAGACCGGAAAATGGTAGTTGGCACCATAGAAGGGCATCTGGCACATTATGTGGCCAAACAGGAGATTGCAGCCAAAGATATTATCGGATCAAAAAAACTGGATAAAATTCTGAAAACCATCAGGGAACTCAAGACCATGCAGATGAACCCGATCCGGGAACATCTGGGCAGAGATTATAGTTTTGGTGAAATCAAAATTGGCCTGGCTGCATATCTGGCAGAAGGAGAGTGA
- the dapF gene encoding diaminopimelate epimerase — protein MKIHFFKYQGAGNDFILIDNRNQSFKYTGNNTVLQLCNRRFGIGADGLMLLQNREGYDFEMIYFNADGNPSSMCGNGGRCIVAFARHLGIIDTETNFLAVDGPHYAKISAEGNWVDLQMIDIDVIKNDGDAYVLNTGSPHYVQRVSGLKDLDVYQEGKAIRNNSTYKKEGINVNFVEDQGDHLFVRTFERGVEDETYACGTGVTAVALSMAQHKHQQGHIETPVKVLGGDLKIQFDYNGSQFRNIFLCGPAEQVFQGDTEV, from the coding sequence ATGAAGATCCACTTTTTTAAATACCAGGGCGCCGGTAACGATTTTATTCTGATCGACAATCGTAATCAATCCTTTAAATATACGGGTAATAATACGGTCCTGCAACTCTGTAACAGGCGTTTTGGGATTGGTGCAGACGGGTTAATGCTCCTGCAAAACCGTGAAGGCTACGACTTTGAGATGATTTATTTCAATGCAGATGGTAATCCAAGCAGCATGTGTGGAAACGGCGGCCGGTGTATCGTTGCCTTTGCCAGGCATTTAGGAATAATTGACACGGAAACTAATTTTTTGGCAGTTGACGGACCTCACTATGCCAAAATTTCAGCAGAAGGCAATTGGGTTGATTTACAAATGATTGACATCGATGTAATTAAAAATGATGGTGACGCTTATGTACTGAATACCGGCTCGCCTCATTACGTGCAACGGGTAAGCGGGTTAAAAGACCTCGATGTATATCAGGAGGGAAAAGCCATCCGCAATAACTCCACCTATAAAAAGGAAGGAATCAATGTCAACTTTGTCGAAGATCAGGGAGACCATCTGTTTGTGAGAACCTTTGAAAGAGGTGTGGAAGATGAGACCTATGCCTGTGGAACGGGCGTCACTGCCGTAGCCTTATCTATGGCACAGCACAAACACCAGCAAGGACATATTGAAACTCCGGTAAAAGTATTGGGGGGTGATCTGAAAATACAGTTTGACTACAATGGATCTCAGTTTAGGAATATATTCCTGTGTGGTCCTGCAGAACAGGTTTTTCAGGGAGATACTGAGGTCTGA
- a CDS encoding trypsin-like peptidase domain-containing protein, whose protein sequence is MKRIGLIVLAAFIGGAAAIGAYKLLERKNDGMTLAEKQNVLFANNPVKISSTGAVDFVQAASAVSPAVVHIKTSYGSSSGSERGGGGSPMDMFEEFFGGGGRGRSRVPRAASGSGVILTPDGYIVTNNHVVENADKIEVILSDRRKVMAKVIGKDPNTDLALIKVEETDLPVVKMGNSDNVQIGEWVLAVGFPLDLQTTVTAGIVSAKARSIGILARQQNQLTEEEYDEYRRTGKAPERTNNSIESFIQTDAAINPGNSGGALVNANGELIGINAAIASQTGTNEGYGFAIPVNLAKKILEDFRKYGAVKRGYIGVNFRPLDADYAEELKIKDINGLYVSDVLPNGGGAAAGIQKGDIIKKVDGVVIYDSPDLQEKIGRLSPGDKVQLTVLRNGALKDLNVTLKGDASVNIAKAAPATKSTGTTISKLGASFAPASAQVKTKFGAKNGVVVTSIEPGKVFDSMDIPKGLLITTVNGKAVNSAMDVEAALPTSKNGMTTISGVGPNGNYTFTF, encoded by the coding sequence ATGAAAAGAATCGGATTGATAGTGTTAGCCGCATTTATAGGTGGTGCGGCTGCGATTGGCGCTTACAAACTGTTAGAGCGCAAAAATGATGGGATGACATTAGCGGAGAAACAAAATGTGCTTTTCGCTAACAATCCTGTAAAAATATCCTCCACAGGAGCGGTTGACTTTGTTCAGGCCGCGTCAGCAGTATCTCCTGCGGTAGTACATATTAAAACTTCCTATGGCAGTAGCTCTGGTAGTGAAAGAGGTGGAGGTGGTTCCCCAATGGATATGTTCGAAGAGTTTTTTGGTGGAGGTGGCCGCGGCAGATCCCGTGTACCAAGAGCAGCTTCCGGTTCCGGCGTAATTCTTACTCCTGATGGTTATATCGTAACGAATAATCATGTGGTGGAAAATGCAGACAAGATTGAAGTAATCCTGTCCGACCGTCGTAAGGTAATGGCAAAGGTGATTGGAAAAGATCCAAATACAGATCTTGCACTGATCAAGGTTGAGGAAACAGATCTTCCCGTGGTAAAAATGGGAAATTCAGACAATGTTCAAATTGGAGAATGGGTATTGGCAGTGGGCTTCCCGCTTGACCTTCAGACTACAGTAACTGCAGGGATAGTAAGTGCAAAAGCAAGAAGTATCGGGATTTTAGCAAGACAACAAAACCAATTGACAGAAGAAGAGTATGACGAATACCGTAGAACCGGTAAAGCACCTGAGCGCACCAACAACAGTATCGAATCTTTTATTCAGACTGATGCGGCAATTAACCCTGGAAACAGTGGTGGGGCATTGGTAAATGCAAATGGTGAGCTGATCGGAATTAATGCGGCAATCGCGTCTCAGACAGGTACGAATGAAGGTTATGGTTTTGCCATTCCTGTCAACCTGGCGAAAAAGATCCTGGAAGATTTTAGAAAATACGGTGCGGTGAAACGTGGATATATTGGCGTGAATTTCAGGCCTCTTGATGCGGATTATGCAGAAGAATTGAAAATTAAAGACATCAACGGATTGTATGTAAGTGATGTATTGCCTAACGGTGGTGGTGCTGCTGCGGGAATCCAAAAAGGGGATATCATTAAAAAAGTAGATGGTGTAGTGATCTACGATTCTCCTGATCTGCAGGAAAAAATCGGACGTTTAAGCCCTGGCGATAAAGTACAGCTTACAGTATTGAGAAATGGAGCCTTAAAAGATTTAAACGTAACTCTTAAAGGTGATGCAAGCGTCAACATTGCTAAAGCAGCACCGGCGACAAAATCAACAGGAACTACAATCAGCAAACTGGGCGCTTCTTTTGCTCCGGCTTCAGCCCAGGTAAAAACTAAATTCGGTGCTAAAAACGGAGTAGTGGTGACCAGCATTGAACCAGGAAAAGTATTCGATTCTATGGATATTCCAAAAGGTTTACTGATCACAACGGTAAACGGTAAAGCAGTGAACAGTGCAATGGATGTAGAAGCAGCTTTGCCCACTTCAAAAAATGGAATGACCACCATCTCGGGTGTTGGTCCGAATGGTAACTATACCTTTACCTTTTAA
- a CDS encoding succinate dehydrogenase cytochrome b subunit, translating to MGITGLFLISFLAVHCFINALIFVNDGGLTFNVGAHFMATNWLIRAMEVVLMAGLLAHIIQGLRLVFQNQAARPVKYAVNNGAANSKWYSRSMGLLGTILLIFLIVHLTDFWVVSRFTGIPTVDAAGHENLFAVMVARFQTLWVVILYILAMVSLAYHLLHGFASAFQTLGWNHKKYTPLIKAFGIWYSIIIAILFAAMPVAIYAGLIK from the coding sequence ATGGGTATCACCGGCCTGTTTCTTATTTCATTTCTCGCGGTTCATTGCTTTATAAATGCTTTGATCTTCGTGAATGACGGTGGTTTAACCTTCAATGTAGGAGCTCATTTTATGGCTACCAATTGGCTGATCAGGGCAATGGAAGTAGTCCTGATGGCAGGCTTATTGGCACACATCATTCAGGGTTTACGTTTGGTTTTTCAAAATCAGGCTGCACGTCCGGTGAAGTATGCAGTTAACAATGGTGCTGCAAACAGCAAATGGTACTCCAGATCAATGGGACTACTAGGAACCATCTTATTGATTTTCTTAATTGTACATTTAACTGACTTTTGGGTAGTTTCCCGTTTTACCGGAATCCCAACTGTTGATGCAGCAGGTCACGAAAATCTTTTTGCAGTGATGGTAGCTAGATTTCAAACCCTTTGGGTAGTGATTTTATATATTTTAGCAATGGTTTCTCTGGCTTACCATTTATTACATGGTTTTGCTTCCGCATTCCAGACGCTGGGATGGAACCACAAAAAATATACTCCACTCATCAAAGCATTTGGTATCTGGTATTCAATTATCATCGCAATACTATTTGCAGCTATGCCTGTAGCAATTTATGCAGGTCTTATTAAATAA